The Pseudomonas aeruginosa genome includes the window CAAGGAAAAAAAGTAAAATCCGGCGGGGTTCGTGAAACAGTCAATGAAGCAATAGCATCAACACTCGAAGACTCGCCAGAGAAAATGCTCGAAAGAAATAACGGCATAGTAATCAGAGCATCACAAGTGGAGGAAACCTCAAACTCATCCTTGAAACTAAGAGATGCTAGTATTGTAAACGGCTGCCAGACTACTATGAGTGTATTTTTCGTCAATCCTGCCGATGGACATGTGCTAGCAAAAATTGTAGAGACAGAAGATTCATGGGAGATAGCTAAGGCGGCCAATTTCCAGACAGAAATAGAACGAATAGAACTTGAACTAGCCAGATATCTAAGACCACAACTTGCCAGATCTGTTGGAGCAGAGAATAATTTTAAATTCGACCAAAAAGAAGTAACAAAAGGCAAATCAGCCTTTGCTCTACTCGACCAAATATATAAAGATGAAATTTGCTATGATGAACTAAAATCGATATTTATCGGACTATTTTCACGCTCTGCAAACAATGCGATATCGCCAAACTATACCGAGCTTAGAATTGATGTACTTCAAAACTTCGAAAGAGACTCTGAAAAATCTAAATTCCTAGAGGCTCTTTTCGTGCTCCACAGCAAATCATCTACGGCGATGGAGTCTTTGAAAGATGGTTTGTTAAAACCTGAAATTATGGATCTATTTAAAAGATTTTGGAAAGAAGACAAACCATCATATAGGGCATTTGTCACACTCTTAGCCATATTCAGCGCCCTTGACAAAAAAAATCGCAGGTTTGAAGACTACAACGACATAAAGAGCGGAATAATAAAACTAGCAGGACAAATAGAAATCGACCCCGGCGAATACATAGAAACATATATAAAAGCCTTTAAAACTATAGCGCTAGACGTCCTCAAAGGCAGCGAGGACAAGGATAAAATGCTGCAAAGCATGTATCATCACATTGGCTCAATGAATTTTGAAAATGCTTTACTATCCATGTCACTATTGTAAATAACTCCCTAAGGAGCTATTCCTCAAATTTTTATTTTCTGACACTCCCTTTTCGCCTCCCGGCGAGTCACTTTTGCCAGTCGCGGCAAAAGTAACCAAAAACGCTTGCCCCTGCATCCGGCCCCAGTCGCTTCGCGACTGGGGTTCCCTCCCTCCATCGCCGTTCCGGGGGCACGCCGCCACGGTCCTTCGTGGACCGAGGCGGCTTTCGCGGCATCCTGCCGCTCAACCCCCTACACGACGATTCCGCTCGGCCTCCTGATGGGGCGGACCGGAGCGTCGGATATTTCTCTGGAAGAGGTAGGGCAAATCACGCACAGCGTGATTCGCAAGATGGGGCAGAGTTGCCAAGCGCCGGGCGGCGCAGGTTTGGTAAAAAGCCTTGTTTCATGTGGTTTCTTTGATAGAGAGAGTCTTTCAGCTTCGCTCATTCCGCTCGGTTGTTTCGTTCCTCTCGTCTCAATACTCTGCCACCGGCGCCTAAGAAACGCTAAACCACGCAGCGGCCAGACCGCTCCCGACAGCCAAGCGGCTTTTTTGAGTCTGCGGTATTCTCTCGCCCTCAAAATCTCTGCAACGCCGGGAGTGGACGAATACAAGACCCGAAAGGGAAATATGTCCGGCCCTCTGCGTGGGGTTTTCTTAACTCCCGGCACCCCAGCCCAAGAAAGCTGGTCACATCACGCAGAGGTAACGGAAATGCCTATCACCAATCCCATATCTCCATCCACACCGCTTCATCCCACTACCTCCCCGGAGGTGCGCCATGTCTGACGCCCCCCTCCACTACAGCCGTTTCACCCACCACCATCGGGTCCTGCGCGCCGTGCTGCTGGATGAGGAAGGCTGGTTCGTGCTCTCCGACCTGGCACGGCTGCTGGGCCGTTACCTGGGCGGTCGGGCGCCGGCGGCGTTGTGTGACGAGGCGCCGTGGCCGCTGGCGACGGCGGAACAGCGCGAGCGCTTGTTCGCCCTCTGCCATGCGCTGGAGCGGCATCTGGACACCGATCAGTGGCGGCTCGCCTGGCTCCATGACGAACGCCACGGGCCACGCCAGGACTGCCTGGTCAGCGAGTCCGGGCTCTACGCTCTGCTCTGGCTCGCAGCGCCTGGCGCGGCACGGGGTTTGCGCGTTGGGTCAGCGGCTCGGTGCTGCCACGCCTGCGCAGCCAGTCCCGCCCCAACGCCACGCCCCAGCGCGCCGTGCTGCACTGGAAAACCGCCGAGATCGACACCCTGCACTGGCAAGGCAAGACCTGGATCCCCCTCTCCGACTGCCCCCAACTCCTCGACAGTCCACGCCCGCTGATCCGGGCCTGACCCCGTCATACGCCCTGAAAGG containing:
- a CDS encoding ISNCY-like element ISPa4 family transposase, which produces MANKTDNLPDFLQDYASLFSHFQGQMDGLTTVQIGDKFASLAEHLIPHTEAGSDFERATKSKKSWDKGVDLIFQHKEINGVELRVQSKYTISSVDDVDLIISKFQEYDSKDATNKQHELDLLGSLEEDSRQTSKYLIITSSKISNIIAKFLESQRPSRFFLERIKKEKRFHYIDGIEILTTIQSIYRSTYIRPQETKLIFQTPHIRVNNVYIGVLPCNELRRVYEEAGDSIFFENIREWLGFQGKKVKSGGVRETVNEAIASTLEDSPEKMLERNNGIVIRASQVEETSNSSLKLRDASIVNGCQTTMSVFFVNPADGHVLAKIVETEDSWEIAKAANFQTEIERIELELARYLRPQLARSVGAENNFKFDQKEVTKGKSAFALLDQIYKDEICYDELKSIFIGLFSRSANNAISPNYTELRIDVLQNFERDSEKSKFLEALFVLHSKSSTAMESLKDGLLKPEIMDLFKRFWKEDKPSYRAFVTLLAIFSALDKKNRRFEDYNDIKSGIIKLAGQIEIDPGEYIETYIKAFKTIALDVLKGSEDKDKMLQSMYHHIGSMNFENALLSMSLL